From the genome of Prunus persica cultivar Lovell chromosome G8, Prunus_persica_NCBIv2, whole genome shotgun sequence:
aaagtatttttaaacaaatattctATAAAAGTTGCTACATGGGTTTGTAATTTTCAGCCTGGGTCCAATTGGGGTCCTTGAACCCTAGTTCCTCTTTGAACCAAGAAGGATAAGATTTGCAGCAGAGGGAAAATTAACTAACGTGAagtaatgaaattgaagaagaaaatggtagAATAGTATTTTGTGCCCTTGTTCATCTAATTCATGTGGTTTTAGTTTAGTGCTAAAATAGACTACGGGTTGGACCAAAAATCCAAACAGAATTAGGGAAGGGTATTTTGTCCCATCTTCTAATGACATCAAAACGCATGGGACATGAACCTAGTACGGCTGCGAGTACACCAATGACTTTGTCTTTGCAACACGTTCTCCCctaaagtttattttaaagttcttatacaagtgatattagGGTGGGCGGAATTCAAAAACAGGACGTCGGTATTAAGATAATCGGTTTTTAACAACTAGAATTATAAATCTCTTGCTTATTTattgattgattttaaataaaaataatatcgATAAAATAATTTGGTTGTACACAATCAATTGGGTTGGTTTGTTTTAATGTAAAAggacttttcttttgtaagCTAACATGTGATGGGTTAGAGTGTGTTAATGTAATAAATACAGCGCTAACCCAGCATCTTTTCAAAGTGTggacataaatattatatcataatataataatatttatttatgtagcagtattatatatttatataattatttattttacaaacACAAAATGCACGTGCGAGAGAGGTCAAACTAGGTCATTTTTTAAACTGGACCTTgatattttgtcaattttgaggccttgatattttgaatatggGAAATTTAGGTTAAAATCTTgaaggttttatttatttgttggcCGAATATCTTATTTATTGTAGCCTACAtggttgaagaagaaattaagcGTAGGCAGCTGCCCACACTAGGCTCTATGTAGGTCGGCCAATGCATATACCCTGTGccattgaagttgaaattaaAAGTTAGGAAATATGCTGCTGGGTTCATGTCCTTGCTATAACAAATTTTCTGTAAAATTATTATCAACTTGATCACATATTTTTTGAcgtttaatttcaatttcaatgacCCTTTTTTTCCGAACATATGTCCTCGTGGCTTAATGAAAGAGTCaggaaattgaatttttttttttcaaacataTTTCctgatttttccttttacatATGTCCAAGTGGCTTAATGAAATTTCCTcgtgacttttttttttttggggacaATTTAGTatgtaaataatataaattatacaggctccaatatatttattatacaaGTTAAGTTACAATATAAATTTGAAGAGCATAACTTCTAAGACTAACTATATAAATGCGTGAACAACTTGATCACATCCTTGCGGCTTGAATGAGATTTTATACCTCTACCCATTCAAAGATACTcaacaaaaaactaaaaccaggggagaaaaaaaaactctaaacCAAGAGCCCGTCAAGCTGATTTGATgtccaaagaaataaaaataaaaagactttttgctttttgctttttgctttCGGAAATAAACAACAGCATTAGAGCTGAAAATTAATCACTAGTAAGTTgacaatggtttttttttaatttaaaaaatttgtatacAAGCGAAATTCtattttaatctaatctaactTGATTAAACCCATGTATGCATAAGTTGATAATATTTGTTGCACGCAAACTAAAAGGTATTATaaagtttttctatttctcaTAAGTATAATGGGAGACTTTAGGTTTGAACGACTTTCCAATGAAGAAGTACGTTATGTATATGATATAATGAAAAGTGCCAATCTAAATCCTACAACTCTCTGTATTAAGATGTATATGTTATTAATTAACATGGATGACTAAAGATGTATAtgttattataattaaaaataagactAACGtgcattaattataaataagcTTTACCCTATACGATTAAGATATATACGTTCttcctattaaaaaaaaaagaggatatATGTGTTAACAAAAGATTTCGTTTACCTCCTCTACCTTATCTTTTCCTCGACACTaactataaaataacaaaaaagaatcaacTTTGGCGCATTTTATATCTGCATTGCCACAAACAAGTCAATTCCGAAAAATTCGGACGTAATTTAAAAAGGTCCATGTGAATCGTGatttgtgaaaaataaatgtgTATATAATGCCAAATTACGAATTAAAAATTGTTACCTAACCTGATTAGGGCATCAAATTAGGAATTATATTATCACTTCACACTCATGAATCATACCCAATAAAATGCTGtcatgcccaaaaaaaaacatggaaatCTCGTTTCGTAGATGTTTCAGACTTATTTTAGTGACAGAAAAACgtttatgggtaaaactacTTCCTATGTAAGCACTCTCAAACAACCtccttaattatttttcctaGTTTAATCAAAGCGGTAGACAGGAGAGACAAGAAAGGCATAACAAAATTTAAAGCATATGATTCATGTGTTATTTCTCCCACCCTGTTTCTTCTCGCTTTCCCAttacttttcctttcctctcttcAATTATGCCACTGATCTAACCATACCATATGCGCGCTTAATTGCATGGAGTATTGGTCTCTACTTCTTCAACGCATAGCATACTAAGAAGGGTAATGCCAAACCAAGATGAAGAGTGTTAGCGTCTATCGCACACGACATACTGAGCAATGAATGATTATGGGACTTACTATAAAGGCCACATTGATCAGCAACTCAGAATACGTTGATCGATTGACGCTAACACTCCTCCAACCTATATAGTTAATTTACAAAACCACTTTATCTCATGATATACAACACCTTGTGGAGCTCTTGACGCTAGCACTCTCCAacctatatatttattttatataaccACTTTACCCCATGATGTACAAGAACAGGTGACCCGTCACGGTCAACGCATTTTACATTTTCACATATACGGAGAGTAGATTTAAGAAATGAACATCACATGCTAAAGTCGCTAGCAGAGTAAATAATTCTACGAAAAATAAGGATAGGAAAAGTATCATTGTAGAGAATTCTCCACTCCCTCCATCAACCAAACACTCAAAGCCTATCATTATGAATTGCTGACTAAGAGCCTTTGGTTTTAGGTGCAACTACTGTACCCTTTCAAGATCATAACATGACGGTAAACGTGACAGATACCCTGTTTTGTAAAAGCAAAGTCATCGCCTGTTGTTTAGCCTGCTTAATAAATAATCTACCAAGAAAAGAATTAGAGTATTCAAATCAAGAAGTTAATGTAATTGTCAACGACACAACGCAGAGCTGAAAATAATGGGGGAACCATAGCTGGATAGaaaattttttgtattttcataTGAGTCTGAAGAATGTACATATTCAACTTCTCGACCCAATAAGTTCTCTTGATACATTTTCTCTTGTTACAAACAAAACTTCTGAAGGAACTCCATCCTTGCAGATCTTACCTCAGGTGAGAGGAATCCTGTCTAAAAGAGAGACATGTCTGCCGGTGGTCCATACAGAGTCTTCCAAGACAATGGAATAACCCATTTATCATTGCTGTTGCCTGCACAAACCATTAGTGAAGATGAGTATACCACTAACGTCAAGAAACTCAAGCttctaggaaaaaaaattgatccaatggaaaaaaaattggggttCGGAAAGGGGAAAATCAAGgatcttttttaaatattggCTAAAGTTTACAACTTTTAATAATAGCCTGAATGCTTCTAATAAAACATTAAGCTATAAAATCGATAATTAAGAATGTGAACTCAGAATAATAACTGACGCATAATAGATGACGATTTAGGTAGCTGTGGTCACGCAAGGCAATTGCATCCTTGCCAAACCCTGCCTCAGGGTTTAATTTTAGTTCGTCGCCATCCTACATCCGATTTACAGTAGGGTAAATCATGCCCTTGGGTAACCATTCTTCTAGGACAAGctaatgaataataaaatctGACCAGTGAAGAgaatgataaataaaatattgagaataaataaaatatatatatatatatatatatatatatatatatatatatatatagacaaaATCTCAACTTCCTGTCAGCACTCTGAATGTTGATCAGCACATGCTATGAAACATACATGTGCCACCAgcacacaaaaagacacaatATCTATTTGTAAAGCATTACCGACCAAGAAATCAAGACTTAAAATGACACGcattaaattaaaatcactACATTTTCTTTAAGGAATAAGAAAGTATTAAGATTAACACACATGCTAATCAAAGAGAacaggcaaaacaaaaaataaagcttATGGGAATGACAAGACTTCCTCAAacaaaattcattaaatagtGAAATAGTTATAGCTATTCACTGAAGAGAAACTAACCCTGGAAGTTACTGGGACTCAAGTCCAGAAGTTTGCATGTTGCCTCAGCCAAATGGAAAGCATCAGGTATGTTGTCCCCTTCTGAGCAGTAGCAAAATAAGCATGTGACCTTCAATCCTTTGGCCTGATTCAATAAGAGAAACCATAggataaataaaatagaaaatttccTCGTAATTCATGGTTTACACATTTGGGCGAGAGAGATTGAAACGGAAATGATTGCAACCAGTTGGCATGAACACAATTATTGCAAAACATAAATAGGGTGTTCGCCAAGGGGAACCCCCCATGTTTGGGAACAACTGTCCACGTCCACTTATTGCAGTCTTGGGTATGCATTGCAAAGAATACCTTGAGACAAGAAAAGAGTGCGGCAAAAGGCAAGCTCGGGTAGtaatattcttcttcttctagttCACCTTCAAAGGGCAAGATGCTCTCTGGTATGGCATTGCCTTCAGCTAATGCGCTGAGATACTTCCAAGCCTTCTGAGTGGGTTTATATTCCTGCAGTTTTTTCCACCCAAGCTGTTCACAGTAATCATCTGTTCCATCTGAATTGGTGCTAGACAGGTAAAGCGTCTGCAAACCACTGGAATGTCGCCAAAAGATAAATCAGCATTTCAAAAAAGCACATAAAACAACAGGCCATCCAGCTCCCCAACCACATCATTGTACGAACAATAGAGTTCAAAAGCATATAATTATCTTTTATGACTAGTTATGCATGTTTGAAGAATGGAGATGCTTAGTTTCCACATCAGTTCAAGATGTTTGTAGTTTAACAATCTTAAGAGATGTTTCAATATTTGTCATTCCCTTCCTCTGGAATATTTAGACTTACTAAAATCAAGTACTTAGCTTATTAGGTTGAGAGTTTGGCCTAAATACTTTTCATCCAATCAGCTACATTCCTATATAAACGCACTTCCCCAGTTGATGCATTCGAAGTAttaaggaatttttttaaactaggTGCATGAAATGCTTACTTGCCAGGGCACTTGTCTGAGCTGACCGAATAACTTACTCATAGCCATTAAAcgaaaaaacttcaaaaattttaaaaagctaACAGAAAACGAGAACCCTGCTCATTATACCTTGACATATCAACTCTCTGCCACCTCCCAAAATCTAAGCTTGAGAGCACGACAACATGCTTCTTTCCACTAGCAGCAACATAATCAGCCAATTTTTTAGCAAATTCAATCATCCTTCCCTGTTTAGAATtaccatttttttaaaaccgtTGAGATTCAAAAGCACAGCACTACAACAAGAAAGATGAAAGGACCGAAACAATCCCAAATGTGTAGCAAAAGGTTCAAGCGTACCTTAACAACAGGAGACCTTTGTTGGATTAAAGTCATTGCATTAGCAGACGAATCATAAGCTGCAAACCCAAATAtgaattcatttaaaaaacagaattttctttttaaagctaaataagaaagagaagtAAGAGAGTGAAGACCTTCAAGAGGGAGAGCAAGCTCGCCATTTGGAACAGGCCCATATGCGTCGTTGCCAACGCATGGAAGCACATAGGGAGTATCCAAATACCCAATTCTCTCAGCTCTCGTTGACGCAACTAAGAGGTCTACTGCAAGCTGCCCCACATTTCCAATAGACAAAGCCGGCTGCATTCCATAaagattcaaattttcaaattttcctaGACTTTCtaagcaaccaaacagagctCAACCGtcccggaaaaaaaaaaaaaaaaaactcctagctaaacattaattaaaaaattagaaagaacAGCCACTGCCCTAGAAAATTGAACTGACCAGGATCAGAGTGGAAGAGTCGCCGTTGACGCGTTTGCCTTGTTCAGGAACGAATTCCATTGCCGAGCAAAGCAGGAAATTGCTGAAATGTATGATCGGTGAGCCGGTCACTCTGAATGTGAGGGAGGTTGTTCAAgctgaagaagaggaggaaactttttggggaagaaaatatgtgTGGGCCGATTCTGGGCTCCGTTAGTCCTAGTTTTGGGGCCTTGGCTAAATTGGGCCAACTAAAAGTCTAACACCACATAATGATCGTAACAAAAAAACTATTGTAATGCGAGAAAAGCTTCATGATAATTATTTCTGAAAGAAGGTTGTGCACAAGAATTTTTCTTTACAAGGGTGTTATGGGATTCTAATTAATTGAGTTTTCTTAGGGCCTATTTGTTTCGCGGaatgtttttttgggtatagAGAAAATGGGACTCATTCATTTGACAAGTAGTTGTTTATTAAAGGATATAAGTTTTGTattgaaaatgacaaaaatgtATCAATAGCGTGTTGATATGTTTTATTAGTGACATGTTGTTGTGGCCCAAAAATTTAGGGTTGAGCTCAAATAAATTTTCGGCCCAACGCAATgccttattaagaaaagactCGATTTGAAGCACGCGAAAGTTCGTCATTCACGCTTGCACGAGCTACGACCACGTgtcatgccaaataaatatgcaatccGTCACGCTAAGAATCAAAATAAGCCTACAAAAGGCACTGACTCTACAAGCTCATGCCAATTATCCCATCAAGCATCACATCCCTTTTTAAAGGATACAAAATTCAAGCACGCCAAGCGACATGCAATACCAAGCGAAAAATCATTATTACTACACCTAACCACGCTACAAgtttaagtgggcccaagccacgaaAACTCCCGGGGCTTGCTTAAGTGAGTTGTGATATAGATGGTAACGAGctttcatgaggcccattgatgagccgaGAAATGGGAGTTTTGGTTTGCTTGGGagccccaaaactcaagcccatttcttgagcccaaatatgtgggtaagcataaaagagagaaatagcCCAATACTTTAGAAAAAATTAGCTCATCATCTCAATAAAAATGGTCCATCACTTAAGAGGTTGGCCCATTCCCTTAAATGTACTAACACATCACTTTAGGAATGcccaaatagcccaagtggtttagaaaatatccaaaaaatcCCTAGCACATGGTTTGAAATGAAACCACGATAGAAAACTAGGAGATGTTTGTACACTCAGGAAGCTGGGAGACTCCAGCACATGGCCAAAGACAAACCTAATGCAAGCCATCAGGAAAACCAAGGGATGTTTAAGCAAAACACCCTTCAAACCAGCATACATACCCATTTCTTTCACCCCACCAGATCTTGCCATGAAGTAAGggaggaaagaaggaaaaataagaaatcacCACTGATAAGCCTAGAGCTCCCAAAACCCTGTTTTTGGTGCGATTGGGCAGAGGAGAATTTCACAAAATGGGATGAatcgaagagagagaagagaaatgaaaggaGAGACTTGGCAAAATTGAAGAGaacccattagggtttcttgggaaggAGGAGCTTCCAACGACTATAAAAGGAGGTACCTCCTACCCATTAAACTCAACTAGAGCAGTCGAGCAAGCTTATTCTCTAACTGCTAACATCAAGCCTAAGTGCCTCACCTTctatctcctttttctttatccTAAGCAACACACATCTAGGGACCAGGCTTTATCTCTCCTCCCAGAAGCCTCTACAATTTTGAGCCATATTCATCCATCttctcccattttctcttctgttaAAACACTCCATAGATTGACAGACTTTTCGTCAAGCTACCGGAAACTACTCAACACATCCATCATACCcccatctctctccctcttcaacAAACCCTCTTAGAATCCATTCCCGTTTGTCTTAAAACCcctgtttctcataggaatTCACAGCCCTCTCTTTGTTTATACTGAACTCATGATTGTTTTGCTCCCATGCCATAAGCCTttcatgccaagctaagatTCTACCTGCAAGCACTAAGAATTTATCTGTACGCAGCcaatatttttgttggtgaaggtaaccgaGATGCTTCATAAGGCTTCACTAtcctttcgaagcattcttGGGGCCTGATTCTTGAACTTAAGCATAGGGGGTAATTTCACTTGTTTCTCTTTTCGGCAGCCCAAGCCCATTCGTCAGGCTGCTGGAATAAAAAGACCCCTACATATGTTATCGGTACATATTGGTAGTCCATCCTTTACGTTCTTTTGAGAGAAACTCTTTCAACCGACACCTTAAAACTATGCCAAGTTGCTAGAAGTTCTTCTAACAGGGTTAGCAAGACTTACCCAACCTTCATCTTAAGATCTCTTCTTCTATAGAAACGccacattttaaatttcccaTATTATAGTTTAGGTGATTGAATTGTATACACGATTTggtttctatttgtttttagtttacAATAAGTCCAACACATATTAATGTTCACTCTTAAAGCTGCATCTTCTCCTATTTGTCCCTAAAAAACCAATTTTTATCAGGACCAATAGTTGAGTTAAATAAAAACGAAATAACATGAGACTCTTTAAAACTTGTTCATGGGTTGAAGGCCAAGACAAAAGAACAGGaacatgtcttttttttttctccatatctgatcaaccagagagagagagagagagagtctggCACGTGCAAAACACCACTAGGCGGAAACTAGGGCTGACAATGGGTCGTGTCATGTCGGGTTCGTGTCTTGTCGGGATAATAAACGTGTCAAGAATGCTCAATCCGaacccaacccatttaataaatGTGTTGTGTCGGGTTCGGGTCGTCTTTTATCGTGcgggtttcgagtcgtgtaacgggttcataaataataacatgcatgttacaaaaatcaaaactgaaaaaatttaaataaaaaaacggagagaggagagaaaatataaggaaaagaaagaaaaaaaagatagagagaggaggagagaagagagaaggaaaagataaaaaatagagagagagagagagagagagagagagagagagagagagagaaggaaataaattttcttttttttttaaaaaaaagaaaggagagaaaactaaaggaaggaaaagaaagaaaaaagagagagagaggagagaaaactaaagagaaggaaaagaaagagaaaaaaaaaaaaaggagagaaga
Proteins encoded in this window:
- the LOC18767959 gene encoding proteasome assembly chaperone 2 produces the protein MEFVPEQGKRVNGDSSTLILPALSIGNVGQLAVDLLVASTRAERIGYLDTPYVLPCVGNDAYGPVPNGELALPLEAYDSSANAMTLIQQRSPVVKGRMIEFAKKLADYVAASGKKHVVVLSSLDFGRWQRVDMSSGLQTLYLSSTNSDGTDDYCEQLGWKKLQEYKPTQKAWKYLSALAEGNAIPESILPFEGELEEEEYYYPSLPFAALFSCLKAKGLKVTCLFCYCSEGDNIPDAFHLAEATCKLLDLSPSNFQGNSNDKWVIPLSWKTLYGPPADMSLF